Sequence from the Puntigrus tetrazona isolate hp1 chromosome 11, ASM1883169v1, whole genome shotgun sequence genome:
atatatatatatatatatatatatatatatatatatatatatatatatatatatatatatatacattttaaacattaggTCTTAAAGCAGTAGTTTTTTCTAAACCATAGCGAATACATAGAAATTAGTAAATGAAATTCTTAGGATCatacactttcttttttatgcctaaatctgttatttttagattagattattcAAGTTAACGCTATCTAGCTATTCCTTTCTCTtgtgtgtataatttttgtttactaTCACAATATTAGtcactaaatcagcataaagTTGATTATAAATATCATTAGCTCCAGAAGAGCATACGTTGTACACCAAATATGCTTTCAACGGACATTTGGCATGTTTAAACAGACTCCCAAACGTTTTGTAGAATGGTGCCCTAATTTTCAGACAACAGAGAAGCAGAGAGGAAATAAATCCGCTGTTTGACATTAGCTGTTCTTAGTCCTGAGGAAATATTCCATTTAGAGAAACATTTCATTCCAGCTCCTTCACACGCGCACTTGGAGCCAGAGAGTGTCTGTGCCTAAGGAACCTCTCTGTTTCATCCTCATCCTTACTTAACCCTATATAAAGTCCCCCAATTGGGCAGAAAGTgtcagtttttaaattttagtgaGTTGAATTTTATCTGTCTTTGTAACTGCTCTGAATTGCGGTGTTTAGAGGATATTTCACTGATGGTAAAGAAAGTGATTCATCTTTGTATGAACTACAACATGGGCACACAAACCCACACCTCGAGGCTGCTACGGGAAGATACCAGTGAAGGTAATGAGATAAAagcacacgtgtgtgtgtttgtttcagccCCGGAGGTCTTTATCACTTATTTAGATGCTAAATTGCATGACTGAGCGAGGCAGTGTAACTAAAGCTCATTAGATTGTGTATCTCTAAAGAGTGAGATGGCTGTGGTATTAAAAACTGATGAGGTGATTCAGAAGACACAGTCAGCACGAACCGTATTTCTACTCTGCTTTTGATCGCCATCTGTCTGCTTTGCACACTTAAGTCATGATGTGAAGGTCTGTTTTGTGGATTCTCTGTGTCAGTGCCCAGGGCTGGAAGCACACAGGCACACGTATGTGCTCTCTCCCAACAGACACACACTGTCAGAGTGCATCTCAGTTCAGAGAGCTggagggagagagcgagagagggatTTAATGCTATAGTTTAATCTGAGACTGTAAACAAGAACAGAAACACAAAGTACAGAACCGCTGAATCTGATTATATGATTGCAGAGATTGGATCTTGCACAACAGCCTTCCATATCTGCTAGATGCTTTAAGATGAAGGAATAAAGGAAGTGTTtctcattaaaggaatagttcaccccaaaaaacatTGATGTCATGATTTACTCGCTCTCATGTTAAGAACTGCACGGCTTTCTTTCTTCCATGAAAATCTGAAAGCATCCTGAGACAGTAACATTTAGACAACATGTTTTCTAAGACAAAATGccacacttttctttttctgaaattttaatcttgttaaataatttttttttaaaatgttacaacaAATCccaaatcaatcaaataaataataaaaataattgtttttttttagaaagaaatggCATATCCACATTTTCCAGCAAGAAAATTCAAAGTACATTTGATGCAAAAATAGAATCGGCTTTAGTTTTGTAAACTTACCCTACGTAAAACTTTATAAACAGACAGGCTGAATGAGAATACTAATCCTCTCTCTGACAGATGGTGGTGCTTATGGAACAACGGGAATATAGCATTTTCTTGGTTAGCGCTATAAACAAGGCAGCTGTGGTTATAAACActaattatatatgcattataatgaGGCACAATGAAAAGAATCTCCATCTAAACATTTCTGAACACAAGTCAGTTCCCCTCAGAGATGCATCTATAAAAAAAACCGCAGCCCAAAATTTGTCAACTGGCAAatattttcacagattttttcAACTGGCTCAGGATGCTTCATTACCTCACTATGCATTAAACATGAGTATGATAAACAGGAAAGCTGCTTACTTGTCTATTCTAACTCAAACTTTTCcaacttattaaaaaaagatgttattttgaataattaatactGTGTTAATTTGTGAACAAAATATGTAAGAACAATCTTTTTAAGCCAATGGATAAATCCTATTGATGCTAACTTCCGGGTCGGCctacaaaaatatgttatacTGTAGTGCTTTATAGCTAATTTgtttagaacattttattataactaGCCTCTTTTGTTTGTCTCTGGCAGGACACCGTACCCTCTACATTGGGGTGCATGTACCACTCGGTCGGAGGTCACACAGACGGCATCGTCACCATGGACATCGCCACAGGAAGAGATCCAGGGAGAGAGACTCTGGAACCGAGGATGGCAGAGAATCGCCTTCATATAGTAAGACTGTCACTCTACAAGGATAAATGGAAACTCGACTGAGTCAAAAAGGAcagagataaaaaataaaatgcgtcTCTGTTTTACTGTAGCAGACACACCGTCTCAGCGCGTACAGTTCCTGCTGGGAATGGAGGATGACGAGGAACACATTCCTCACGCTCTCTTCACTGAGCTGGACGAAATCTGCCTGAAAGAGGGAGAAGATGCGGAATGGAAAGAGACAGCAAggtacaaatacacacacacagaggataCACAAAGAAGCAGGGACATTTTGGGGGGGagattaatacattaataaaatataaacacacacatatatgtgtatttttttaaattgtattgttaataatatagtccagaattgtaattatttcatgcatataaaatataaatagattttttttcataaaaaatagccaaaaatatgggtcaaaatgatagatttttatgtttataccaaaaatcattagggtatTAAGTAAATGATGTTCTATGaagatattgttttattttaacttggacaactttaaaggcaattttgtcaatatttagatttttttgcacccttagatTCTAGATATTCATATAGTATAAACctgtatagtatagtatagtattcACATAGTAGtatatctcggccaaatattgtcctaacaaaccatacatgaACTGAAggcttatttatgttttatgacccacataaatacacacactataaagttatgttatattaaatatgataaaatgaaaatattattccAATTATTTGTGCAGTTAttgaaaactaaattatattgttatcaatattaatgtatgttattatagtataacatgcattttgaagaaaaaaaaacccttaaaatcGTCATGCGTTACTACAAGGCGAGCATGATGGCTTGTCATCGGCTTATATCCATTAGGCATATATCCATTACAGCTAATGCAATACAAGTTTGTGGTACTAAATGAGAGAActaatgtaattgttttttttcccactctTCCTCTCATCATCTCTCTCATGTCCCTTGTTTGCCTGTAGATGGCTGAAGTTTGAGGAGGATGTAGAGGACGGAGGAGAGAGGTGGAGCAAGCCATACGTGGCGACTCTTTCCCTTCACAGTCTATTTGAGCTGCGGAGCTGCATCCTCAACGGCACCGTCATGCTGGACATGAGGGCCAACTCACTGGAGGAGATCGCAGGTATACTGAGTTTGAAAACATTGTCCAGAATAGATCTTCTGAAGCCCTTTCTTACAAATTCAAAGcaatcagcattttatttactaGTATTAGCTGTTTACTCATCTCAGCAAGATAGCCCAATTTAGCAAGTATCACAGTGCATGCCATGCATGCCAACACCCttaattcattgtttttaatttttaagataTGGTTTTGGACCAGCACGAGACATCAGGTTCTTTGGGAGAGGAGGTGAGGAAGAAGATTCGAAATGCTCTCCTTAAACAGCACCACCATCAGAACCAGAAGAAACTGGCTAACCGGATCCCCATCGTACGCTCTTTCGCAGATATCGGCAGGAAGCAGTCCGAACCTCATTCAATGGATAAGAATGGTACTGCTCCACACGCTCCAGCAAATGCATTTCACTTTTGCCATGCATCTGTCTTAACTGCCTTTTTgattgtgtgtctgtctgtgtgtcccAGTTATCATCACGACCCAATCGCCCCCCAGTCCCTTCTCCTCTCTCTGGTCTAGGTTCAGCCACAGTGTGAGAAACAGACAGGTGCTCTCATGTCCAGCCTGGTCCCTCCGCTGTCCCAAGTGTCTATCACTTCCCAATAAACCCCATCCATCCCTTTCCACCCTTCCTGCCCCAGACACCCCCCTCATCCGGCCCAAAAAACCCTGCATCCCCTTCAGCAAACGACTAAGCCCGCCTTACGGCTACCACGTCATCCCCACCCTCGACCCTGAAGAAGAGCCACCATCAGGCAATATTATCATAGATTCGCCTGTACTCTAAAGGTGCAGTCACTTTAGTGACATTTAAAGAGCTAAAATTGTCTATTGTCAGTAGTGTAGAAGTCACAGACAAACCAAGGAGCTTTTTGTTGGTCAATGCAGCAAATTCGTGTGACCAACTTAAATCTGATGGAACATCTGTGGAACATAAATTTTTTTCCCCCGATTTCTGAACATGTTTGACAGGATTTGGCTCACAAAAATTAGCAAACAGCGCTAAATGTGACTGTGCCTTAATTTACAGATATGGAATATCTAGATGTCACAGTTGAATGATGTCAGTTCATGTGCATATGTATTATCTAGACCTTCCTAATATGATGGACTTGGAAATGTATCATTGTCATTAACAACTGTTTATACAGTCATTTAGGTATTCCATATCAATGCTCTAACCCACAATAAACATAGTGTTAGTGTAGCCTTTAACCAATTAGCTTTGCGTTTAACCACCTAGGAAGTAGTACTGGCATTTGTAGTACACTTTTAAATATCCAACCTCATTTAATTGTTTCTGCttctgatttagtttttaaatttgaattagaTTTAGACAAGGCAAAGATGTTTGTAATCGGCCTCCATAACATgttacagctgtttttaaccAGGTAAGTGTGCCTAGGTCTTAATCTCCATGACTGTGACATGACTGGCTTTCTTCAAAATGATCGAATTTGTTGTGTGATggtctatttttatttcctgttttgtATGATTGCTGCGCTGCTTCCAGGTCAGATGGTCTCTCCTCAGGCTCAACCTACCACTACAGAAGGACGTGCAGATGGCAGTCGTGAGAACAGTGCTGTTGACTTCAGCAAAGTAAGAATCACCTTCCAGACAGCAGTCAATCGTATTCTCgaacttaaatatacaaatatacactactgtttaaaagttaaaaaaataaatactataactTACTAATACTATAGTGTTACTTTAAGGGtgccattttaaacaaatgctgttcttttaaacattgtATTAATCAGACAACCCTAAAAAACTGCATCATGATTTACAGACTGAATTTAAGAAACatgactgttttcaatattgataacaataaatgtttcttgagcatgaagtcaacatattagaataatCTCTGAAGGTGCCAttagagtaatggctgctgaaaaataaactttGCTAACACAGGACTAAAGtaaattttaaaacacattaaaataaaaaacagtgttAGGGTTCTGTCATTTCGGTCTAGTGTATTCATGGTTTGTGACAGAGCCCTGACTCTCCTGTCAtgtctttgtttgtgtgtcagtgCTTGGCTTCGAGTGTTTTTCATTGGCTACGTTATTTCATGTTGTGACATTTTGTGTGAACACGTGGCTTATGAATATTCTCATTAGCTGCGTGTTAATGTCTTGTTTTGCACATGGTCAGTAATTCATTTTACTTGCtatgtgcttgtgtttttgttttgtgtacatGGCTTTTGTCTTTGTTTCACGTGGGCCATGTTTTCCCCCCATGGGTAGTTTTTGTggtagttttgttttctttttttgattaataaaaagccCAATCTCCTGCGATATTGAGTCCTCACCTCATCCCTCTACACTCAACCCTgacaaacagttattttaaatctgatttatattttacaatattaattttcattttactgtatttttaagtgtttgcaGTCTTTGTGAGCATAAGACTTTATTTGCCaagacattatataaataattctaaataaaacaattatcaaTTAGTTTTAGGGGCAGCACTGTGCTTTAAGAGTTGCCTGTTGTTAAGAGTTGCTAAggaagaatgtttttgtgtctgcAGATAGACCTCCACTTCATGAAGAAGATCCCACCTGGAGCTGAGGCATCCAACATCTTGGTGGGTGAACTGGAGTTTCTAGAGAAACCTGTGGTGGCCTTCATCCGTCTTTCTCCCGCTGTGCTGCTCAACGGCCTGGCAGAGGTCCCAATCACAACCAGGTAAGAGCAGAGAGATCTgaacataaaacacataaacatattaatgtctcactttttcaagttttattgagcaattttttattttattaagcgGTGTGCCTCAGAGCTCACTAATAAGTCCTATGTTGTTGTGCAggtttctctttattttgctGGGGCCAATGGGGAAAGGGCCTCAGTACCATGAAATTGGCCGCTCTATTGCTACGCTCATGACAGACGAGGTCAATGATATGAACAACGctgtgtttatttctgtatatgataatatattataGGCAGCAGGCTGTTATGTATGCCCATTTCACCTGATGCTCTATTCTCCAGGTGTTCCATGATGTAGCTTATAAAGCAAAGGATCGTTCTGACCTTGTGGCAGGAATCGATGAGTTTTTGGATCAGGTGACTGTGCTGCCCCCAGGCGAGTGGGATCCTTCCATCAGAATAGAGCCGCCCAAAAATGTGCCCTCACAGGTGACTGAGTTCTCAAACTCCATGCAATGATTCATCCCAGATGAATAAGTGATGAACAGAAATGTCAGCAACCAGAAATATTCAaccaaaacattatttcagtGGCCAAAAGACAACTTGCTAAAAATTATAATGTCTCATGTAATAACTTAATCAGTCTTATAACAATGGAAAGATATCAATAAAGCAGCacataatgttacatttacttcaggaaaactattcattttccataaactagaaaaataaacaccagagaggaacattttgaaaacatatgaACTATATTGCATATTCATTCACTTTAGTGAATCACTAACTGGAATAGACCTATTTTTTATCTCCGATATGAGATCAGTATTAATGTTGGTTTTGTGTCTCCATCTTGCAGGAGAAGCGTAAGGTTCCTCCTCTGGCCAATGGAGGGGCTGATCTCGGAGAGGCCGAGGAGCACGGAGGTCATGGAGGACCAGAGCTACAGCGCACGGGGAAGTGAGTATTCTGCAACTGTTTGCCAGAATgaaatgtagtattttttttgtcctcatgTTTATGGTCTCTCTCATTATGAAAATcttgtgagattaaaaaaatgtttttagtgtgtACCCAGCCTAAGACGTGTTCTTTAATTTGGATTGTCAGGTTTTTTGGCGGGTTTTTTTTGGACATCAAGCGCAAGGCTCCTCACTACCTGTCAGATTATACAGATGCCATCAGTTTGCAGTGTCTCGCTTCTTTCCTTTTCCTATATTGCGCCTGCATGTCTCCTGTTATCACCTTTGGAGGTCTGCTGGGAGAAGCTACAGAAGGACGCATAGTaaggacatttaaaaacatatattaaaactgaTGGGTTGATTATGATGTGAttgatgatttgttttttcctgttttctttaGAGTGCAATAGAGTCTCTGTTTGGAGCTTCTATGACAGGTATAGCGTATTCTTTGTTTGCTGGGCAGCCCCTCACTATATTGGGCAGCACGGGACCTGTATTGGTCTTTGAGAAAATCCTCTTCAAATTCTGCAAGTGAGACTCCTTGAATTTTGCACTAagcatttgatttgtttcagtCAGTTTAGGGCAACTCACTATTGCCCACCCTATTTagtgaattaattttaatatataacaaagactaatttttatttgtgtttttcccCTTAGAGAGTACGGTTTGTCCTACCTCTCCTTACGTGTGTGTATCGGTCTGTGGACGGCTTTTTTGTGTCTTCTGCTGGTTGCCACAGATGCCAGCTCACTGGTGTGTTACATCACACGATTCACAGAGGAAGCCTTTGCTTCTCTCATCTGCATTATTTTCATCTACGAAGCTCTGGAGAAACTCATTCATCTGGGAGAAACGTACCCTTTCAACATGCACAATGACCTCAACCAGCTCACTCAGTACTCGTGagtactgacacacacacacacacacacacacacaccaatctTCCTCAATGTCGCTTACATAAATTCAGTTGGATGTGTTGATAAGTTATCAGCATTAAATAATGggatgtatttatgtgtgttttgcagGTGTGTGTGCGCAATGCCTAAAGAGCCTAACAATGCCACACTGAATTACTGgctggaaaaaaacattactgcaTCTGAGATTGACTGGTTAGGCCTAGATGTTAAGGTGAGTGTGCTTATTGGTGCATTAAAATCCTCCTGAGAAGTCTGTGCTTATGAGTTGGGAATTTGCAAATGTCAGATGCATTTAACCTACTTTTGTTGGAGCAAAGATGTacattttcaaccaaaaacgtaaacattttagatttttttaaactccaGCTAGATAGCTAGTCATACATAGCTAGTTAATAACAAGCATAGCTTGTAATACATTACATcttgttataaataattataactatatttaaaatgcacagtgtAACGATGTGTTATAATTTATTAACTGCGCTTTTAGTTATTAAGGAgattgtaaaatacattataaggtGCATTACGAgacataattaatacattaaaacttataatacataaaaggctttaagtaaagtgttaccccaAATGTGACGCACTGTTTATAAAGGCACATTAATTTGTGCTGTGAAATTACCCCTCAAAATATGGCCATTATGGTGCTAAACATGAAAAGCACTGGATATAGATATTTCTAAAAAGTAACTCTAGgaagaaatgttaatttattacaCATATGGCAGCATTGTGACCATAACATATTCTAAATATGAAACTAAAGACACCATTAGATGACCGCAATCATTATCTTAATGTGAGtcattcatttaattgaatCACTCAAATGGGTCATTAATTCAAAAAGAGACTTCACTTGAGTTATTTGAAAACGTGTATTTAttccagtgttgttttattggcaaaattttgtgaaaacaaacaattgcTCACAGACGCCACTCTCATTTTTTCACTCTCAGATATGGGTTAATACATTTCAGTGACTCatactttaataaaagcaaatccTCTGCTCATTCACCTCAGGTCCCCTCCCTCCGCTTTATATTTAAGCTCCTGCAAACACAGAAATATACAACACACAATCTAAATCCTTGTGATATTTCCACAGTTGCACTtgattgtatattttatattgtttattttatcctTTGTGTCTGGAGTTTGTGTTCTTCATCAGAAGCAGATTGTGAttattgtgtgttgtgtttcgTCTCAGGACTGTGTGGAGAAcaggggtgagtttgtgggcagAGCCTGTGGTCATCACGGTCCATACATCCCTGACGTTCTCTTCTGGTGTGTCGTTCTCTTCTTCTCTACGGTTGCCATGTCCTCTTTTCTTAAAGAGTTCAAAACTAGCCGTTACTTTCCAACCAAGGCAagaagtttgtgtgtgtttcagtatGGTACAGACAACTGTGaaagtatatgtgtgttttaatgcagtgtCTCAAACCAAGGTTTTAAGAGGAGCCTAGGGAATCAGAAAAAAGTTGTGTAAAAAAGTCTTGTTGGGCTGTCaaagttagcttttttttattttaaaattataattattattatattacatgcttattttttatattatagtaatTGTACTCTTTggcatatttaataataataacaacaataataatagtaatattttaaaattaaaaaagtatatattataaaagataaaaaggtaattgcatattaatttgatatcttagatgtatataaatatatttaaagtttattactattactattaatattgataacaatattgctttctttaattatatataatataaaatttaatattttactttgatttaaattaaagttttgtcTGAGCAAagtctctttttaaaataatgttattattttattataatcaaattaacgttttatatgaacataaaaataataattatatatatatatatatatatatatatatatatatatatatatatatatatatatatatatatatatatatataattattaatgtaaaacaatacagtataataataatgaaaatcattttacacCATTATACCTGGCCAGTAGTCAACGGGCACTTCAAAGCTGTTTGTCCATTTTATAGCACTTAAACtaattcattgtgtttttatacagGTGAGGGCCATTATCAGTGATTTTGCTGTTTTCCTCACTATTTTGTCTATGGTTCTAATCGATTACGCTCTGGGGATCCCGTCCCCCAAACTACAAGTTCCCAATGAGTTTAAAGTGAGTCATTAAGAGAGGTTTTACAGTACTTTGGCCTtttcattttgtacatttctgcaTAAATCAATCCTCCGCATACGAGTACATAATTAATCAGATGATCTCTCACAGCCAACCAGAGATGACCGTGGCTGGTTCATCAGTCCATTAGGACCAAACCCGTGGTGGACCACTATCGTGACCGTCATCCCAGCTCTGCTGTGCACCATCCTCATTTTCATGGACCAACAAATCACTGCCGTTATTATTAACAGGAAGGAACACAAACTGAAGGTGCGTTGCCAAGTCCTTCTCAGTTTGCTTCTGTAGCAGATATTCTTGTAGACTTGATATCTTTTGTGGTGTCTGCGTGCCTCCACAGAAAGGCTGTGGGTATCATCTGGACCTGTTTGTGGTGGGTGTGATGCTGGGTGTGTGCTCTCTGATGGGCCTGCCGTGGTTTGTGGCTGCGACGGTGCTGTCAATCACCCACGTGAACAGCCTGAAGCTGGAGTCCGAATGCTCCGCACCCGGAGAACAGCCCAAGTTCTTGGGCATCAGAGAGCAGCGCTTCACTGGCCTCATGATATTTGTCCTTATGGGCAGCTCAGTGTTTATGACCTCCGTCCTGAAGGTCAGTGATCTTTGGCTTAGACTGAGTCAGGCTGCTAAGTTTGATCAACACATGATGCTTGCATTAAACTTTTGAAACTTGTTCAATCATTATTAAAGgctattattttatgtttttgtcctcAGCATATCCCAATGCCTGTGTTATATGGCGTTTTCCTTTATATGGGAGCGTCATCTCTCAGAGGCATACAGGTACTTCAATTACTAAATTCATACATTGTGCTTGACAGTTGTTTATTCAGATGTTTTCAGGAGTGGCTTATATTACTTTAAGGTTGTTTATAGACTGTTATTACACTTATTCATATTTTctattagcttttatttttttatatatttttatatttatattttatattatattttatatttatattcattttagtctTAGTATTGCTATTATAactttttatacaatttttaaaatattctatttagCTGTGTAATCTAATGgtttaataatttcaatattttagtaatttattagaatttctaataatagtttatataataatatatatattactttattttattccaatttttccattttatttgaatggtttaataatataaatatgttatctatctatctatctatctatctatctatctatctatctatctatctatctatctatctatctatctatctatataaaatcagtaatataataatttataatattttattgttaggCTTTtgcttgaattatttttaataccccaatttcatcttcatttatttacaaagatTGTATCtactatttataaattatataaaccttatattcacataatattgtgtttgtgtgtatatatgtatatatatatatatatatatatatatatatatatatatatatatatatatatatatatatatatatataatttatttatttatttattttacaacactGAACTGTGCAATTTTGACAGTAttagctgtgtttgtgtttgccaTTCAGTTCTTTGATCGTCTGAAGTTGTTTGGGATGCCGGCGAAACACCAGCCTGATTTTATCTACCTGAGACACGTCCCATTGAGAAAGGTTCACCTGTTCACCATAATCCAGCTCAGCTGTTTGGTGCTTCTCTGGGTCATCAAAACGTCCAGAGCTGCCATAGTCTTTCCTATGATGGTAAGATGTGTGTTTATCGAgatactaataaatataaatatatatttgtgtgtatgcaaaatatttgtgtgtCTCATGTGATGtctgcatgattttttttacaggtcTTAGCCCTTGTTTTCATCCGTAAGCTGTTGGACTTTGTCTTTTCTAAGCGAGATCTCAGCTGGCTTGATGACCTTATGCCTGAgagcaagaagaaaaaaatggaagatGCACAGCAAGAGGTACCACTACCCCCCATCACACATTGCTATTGGTCATGGCTTGCAACAACGCTATTGGCCGGCAATGGCCAATCATTGCAGACAATGCTTTAAAAGGACAGATCACCAGTATGTTTTATTCTGACTTTCAGGAGAATCAGTGTGTCTTGATGGAGGATGAAGGAATTGTACAAGTGCCCTTAGAGGGGCATTttaagtaagtaaaaaaaaatctgtttttgtac
This genomic interval carries:
- the slc4a10a gene encoding sodium-driven chloride bicarbonate exchanger isoform X2; this translates as MDVKDQGAQMEPLLPARNDEEAVLDRGGTRSMLNTNFEKEELEGHRTLYIGVHVPLGRRSHRRHRHHGHRHRKRSRERDSGTEDGRESPSYTDTPSQRVQFLLGMEDDEEHIPHALFTELDEICLKEGEDAEWKETARWLKFEEDVEDGGERWSKPYVATLSLHSLFELRSCILNGTVMLDMRANSLEEIADMVLDQHETSGSLGEEVRKKIRNALLKQHHHQNQKKLANRIPIVRSFADIGRKQSEPHSMDKNGQMVSPQAQPTTTEGRADGSRENSAVDFSKIDLHFMKKIPPGAEASNILVGELEFLEKPVVAFIRLSPAVLLNGLAEVPITTRFLFILLGPMGKGPQYHEIGRSIATLMTDEVFHDVAYKAKDRSDLVAGIDEFLDQVTVLPPGEWDPSIRIEPPKNVPSQEKRKVPPLANGGADLGEAEEHGGHGGPELQRTGKFFGGFFLDIKRKAPHYLSDYTDAISLQCLASFLFLYCACMSPVITFGGLLGEATEGRISAIESLFGASMTGIAYSLFAGQPLTILGSTGPVLVFEKILFKFCKEYGLSYLSLRVCIGLWTAFLCLLLVATDASSLVCYITRFTEEAFASLICIIFIYEALEKLIHLGETYPFNMHNDLNQLTQYSCVCAMPKEPNNATLNYWLEKNITASEIDWLGLDVKDCVENRGEFVGRACGHHGPYIPDVLFWCVVLFFSTVAMSSFLKEFKTSRYFPTKVRAIISDFAVFLTILSMVLIDYALGIPSPKLQVPNEFKPTRDDRGWFISPLGPNPWWTTIVTVIPALLCTILIFMDQQITAVIINRKEHKLKKGCGYHLDLFVVGVMLGVCSLMGLPWFVAATVLSITHVNSLKLESECSAPGEQPKFLGIREQRFTGLMIFVLMGSSVFMTSVLKHIPMPVLYGVFLYMGASSLRGIQFFDRLKLFGMPAKHQPDFIYLRHVPLRKVHLFTIIQLSCLVLLWVIKTSRAAIVFPMMVLALVFIRKLLDFVFSKRDLSWLDDLMPESKKKKMEDAQQEENQCVLMEDEGIVQVPLEGHFKDDPSTVNISDEMTKSSFGNIWKGLNTDSAIKDQSSKSSTVEVAIGHKRDDEEKEADLDRETSL
- the slc4a10a gene encoding sodium-driven chloride bicarbonate exchanger isoform X5, with the protein product MDVKDQGAQMEPLLPAVQSPASDNGRNDEEAVLDRGGTRSMLNTNFEKEELEGHRTLYIGVHVPLGRRSHRRHRHHGHRHRKRSRERDSGTEDGRESPSYTDTPSQRVQFLLGMEDDEEHIPHALFTELDEICLKEGEDAEWKETARWLKFEEDVEDGGERWSKPYVATLSLHSLFELRSCILNGTVMLDMRANSLEEIADMVLDQHETSGSLGEEVRKKIRNALLKQHHHQNQKKLANRIPIVRSFADIGRKQSEPHSMDKNGQMVSPQAQPTTTEGRADGSRENSAVDFSKIDLHFMKKIPPGAEASNILVGELEFLEKPVVAFIRLSPAVLLNGLAEVPITTRFLFILLGPMGKGPQYHEIGRSIATLMTDEVFHDVAYKAKDRSDLVAGIDEFLDQVTVLPPGEWDPSIRIEPPKNVPSQEKRKVPPLANGGADLGEAEEHGGHGGPELQRTGKFFGGFFLDIKRKAPHYLSDYTDAISLQCLASFLFLYCACMSPVITFGGLLGEATEGRISAIESLFGASMTGIAYSLFAGQPLTILGSTGPVLVFEKILFKFCKEYGLSYLSLRVCIGLWTAFLCLLLVATDASSLVCYITRFTEEAFASLICIIFIYEALEKLIHLGETYPFNMHNDLNQLTQYSCVCAMPKEPNNATLNYWLEKNITASEIDWLGLDVKDCVENRGEFVGRACGHHGPYIPDVLFWCVVLFFSTVAMSSFLKEFKTSRYFPTKVRAIISDFAVFLTILSMVLIDYALGIPSPKLQVPNEFKPTRDDRGWFISPLGPNPWWTTIVTVIPALLCTILIFMDQQITAVIINRKEHKLKKGCGYHLDLFVVGVMLGVCSLMGLPWFVAATVLSITHVNSLKLESECSAPGEQPKFLGIREQRFTGLMIFVLMGSSVFMTSVLKHIPMPVLYGVFLYMGASSLRGIQFFDRLKLFGMPAKHQPDFIYLRHVPLRKVHLFTIIQLSCLVLLWVIKTSRAAIVFPMMVLALVFIRKLLDFVFSKRDLSWLDDLMPESKKKKMEDAQQEENQCVLMEDEGIVQVPLEGHFKDDPSTVNISDEMTKSSFGNIWKGLNTDSAIKDQSSKRC